The following is a genomic window from Crossiella equi.
CACCCAGGCTGACGTGCTGCTGCGCCACCACCCGGCTGAGCTCGCCCCGGACGGCGCGCTGCACGAGCTGCCCGAACCGCGCCTGCTGGCCGCCCCGCTGCGCAAGGGCCAGCCGCTGACCGACCTGACCGTGCTGGGCCCGGCGCTGACCCACGCGGTCGCGGGCCAGGACACCCGCACGGTCCCGGTCCGCCTGGCCGACCCGGCCCTGTCCCCGCTGCTCCGCCCAGGCACGAAGATCGACTTGGTGGCGACCGAACCGGCCGAGGTGCTGGCCGAGGAGGCGGTGGTGGTCACCGCCTTGTCCGGCGCCTCACCCGATCGAGAGCCCCCAGCCGAGGGCACCACAATCCTGGTGGCCTTACCCAGCACGAACGCGCCAAGGGTGGCCACCTCGTCACTCACCCGATCAGTGACAATTACGCTGCGCTAATGCTCAAGGGATTCAAAGACTTCCTCATGCGCGGCAACGTGGTCGAACTGGCCGTCGCCGTCGTCATCGGCACCGCCTTCACCGCGATCGTCACCGCGGTCACCAAGAGCGTCATCCAGCCGCTGGTCAACTCGGTGGGCGGCTCCGACCCGGCCAAGGGCCTGGGCTTCCCGGTCGTCCCGGGCAAGGAGTCGACCTTCATCAACCTGGGCGAGGTGATCAACGCCGCGATCAACTTCGTCATCGTGGCCGCGGTCGTCTACTTCCTCCTGGTCCTGCCGATGCAGAAGCTCCAGGAACGCCGCAAGCGAGGCGTCGAGGCAGGCCCGGCCGAGCCCACCGACGTCGAGCTCCTCAAGGAGATCCGTGACCTGCTGAGCGACCAGAAGAAGGTTGGCTGACCAGCACTTCCGCTGACGGGCGACGCGCCCACCCGCCTCGGGTGGCGCGCTCGCCCCGACCCCACTCCCCCGGCTGGGCGGCATGCCCACTCACCCCGCCGGGCCAGACAGCCACGTGATCCGGCCTCGCCGCCCGGCACTCACCCCGCCAGGTGGCGCACACCCCGGCTGGCCGGTACAAGCCGCACGGCCTGCCGCTTCACCCACCCGTCGGCTTCGCCGACCTGACCGCCTTCCCGCCCGGCCGCTTGAGCCGCCTGGTCAGACAGCCGCACCACCCGGGCCGCGACGCGGGCACACCTGCGAGACCGGCAGCCCACACGCCGAACCGGCGCCGGAGGCTGGCCACCACGTGCCCCGGCCGCGCCCCGGCGCGGCTTCCCGACGCCGCTCCCGGCAACGGGAGCGGCGTCGGGATCAGCCGCCGTGGTGCGGGGGCCGGTTCTCCAGGAACCAGTCGTCGTCCGTGGTGCGGGACTTGGTGGACGGGCGGTCATCGGAGGTGGACTCCGGCAGGACTTCGCCGAAGATCTCCTCCACGCGGCGGGCGCGACCGGTTTTCCCGTCCTTCGGGTCCTTCGGGGTGGTCAGCTCTCCTCCAGGCCGCTGATCTGTTCGATCACGAACTGGACCAGCGGGGTCAGGGTGGCCATGCCGTCGCGGACCGCGCTGCGGGAGGCCGACAGGTTGACCACCAGGGTGCTGCCGCTGACGCCCACCACGCCGCGGGAGATGCCCGCGTCGGTGGCGCCCGCGGCCAGACCCGAGGCGCGCAGGGCCTCGGCGATGCCCGGGATCGGGCGGTCCAGCAGACCGGTGGTGGCGTCCGGGGTGACGTCCCGGGGGGAGACCCCGGTGCCGCCCACGGTGACCACCAGGTCCACGCCGCCGATGACGGCCGTGTTCAGGGCGTTGCGGATGTCGGTGACCTCACCCGCGACGGCGACCTGGCCGTCGACGATGAAGCCCGCCTCCTCCAACAGCTCCTTGACGAGCGGACCGGTGGTGTCCTCGTACTCCCCGTGTACCACCCGGTCGTCCACGATCACGACCAGTGCCCGTCCCAGCTGCGCGGTGCGTTCCATGCCGATCACGTTAGCTGGCTCTCCTCTCCGGCAGGCGCCGGATGCACGATGCGGTGCCGAAGTCCGCACGAGGGGCGTGCGCGGGCTTCGGCACCGCGGCTCCCGGTCGGGTGGCAGTGACCGGGGGTATGGGGGTTACCTGGGCGGGGTGGGCTGCTGGTCGAGGACCTGGCTGCCCAGGGTCGCCTCGACCACGCGGTCGCCGCCGCCGGTGGTGATGGTGAGCTTGACCTTGGCGCCCGGGGCGTAGGAGCGGACCGCCGCGATCAGCGAGTCGGCGTCCTCGATCCGGCGATCGTCGATCTTGGTGATCACGTCACCGGCCTTGATGCCCGCCGCCTCGGCACCGCCGCCCGCGTTCACCTCGCCCACGGTCGCGCCCGCGACCTGCTGGGTGTTGTTCCGCGAGGGCGGGGCCAGGTTGACGCCGAGCACCGCGTGCGTGGCCTTGCCGTTCTTGATCAGCTCGTCCGCGATGCGGCGGGCCTGGTCCACCGGGATGGCGAAGCCCAGGCCGATCGAGCCGCCCGGCTGGCCCTGGCTGGCGGTGGCGGTGCGGATGGCCGAGTTGATGCCGATCAGCCTGCCCTGCATGTCCACCAGCGCGCCGCCGGAGTTGCCGGGGTTGATGGCCGCGTCAGTCTGCACCGCGTCCATGACGGTGGAGTTGTCCTGGCTGTCGCCGGTGCGCACCGGGCGGTTCAGGGCGCTGACGATGCCGCTGGTCACGGTGCTCTGCAGGCCGAACGGGGCGCCGATGGCCACCACCTGCTGGCCCACCCGTAGGTCGTCGGAGCGGCCGAGCTCGATGGGGGTGAGCCCGGAGACGTTGTCGGCCTTCACCACGGCCAGGTCGGAAGTCGCGTCGCGGCCGATGAGGCGCGCCGAGGCGGTGCGGCCGTCCTGGAACTGCACGGTGATCCGGCCGCCGTTGGCCGCGGCCTCGATGACGTGGTTGTTGGTCAGGATCATGCCGTCGCTGCTGAGCACCACACCCGAACCGGAGCCGGAGCCCACCTGGAGCTGCACGACGCTCGGCAGCACCTTCTGCGCGACCTGCTCGACGGTGCCGGGCGCGGCCGGGCTGTTGATGTCCTTAGCCGCGGGCTTGGGCTGGTTGAGGGCGTTGCTGGAGCTGCTGCTGCTCTGGCCGCCCGCGATGTTGTAGGCCACCACACCGCCGACGCCGCCACCGAGC
Proteins encoded in this region:
- a CDS encoding trypsin-like peptidase domain-containing protein, which translates into the protein MTENTPGAPGHQPERPQHTTEGTGAANSDWAPPTAQQDSGAGLGTTPSAPGHGTPGHGAPASGAGTPGSGFGGPTSDSGTPGSDFGAPAPGGQPSGYGGQPAGAPGPSSYSGSGYTPFSTSQAQSGGPGFPPGAPVTNPLGVPVQTVPQQRKAPGRGKLVAGALALVLLGGALGGGVGGVVAYNIAGGQSSSSSSNALNQPKPAAKDINSPAAPGTVEQVAQKVLPSVVQLQVGSGSGSGVVLSSDGMILTNNHVIEAAANGGRITVQFQDGRTASARLIGRDATSDLAVVKADNVSGLTPIELGRSDDLRVGQQVVAIGAPFGLQSTVTSGIVSALNRPVRTGDSQDNSTVMDAVQTDAAINPGNSGGALVDMQGRLIGINSAIRTATASQGQPGGSIGLGFAIPVDQARRIADELIKNGKATHAVLGVNLAPPSRNNTQQVAGATVGEVNAGGGAEAAGIKAGDVITKIDDRRIEDADSLIAAVRSYAPGAKVKLTITTGGGDRVVEATLGSQVLDQQPTPPR
- a CDS encoding MogA/MoaB family molybdenum cofactor biosynthesis protein is translated as MERTAQLGRALVVIVDDRVVHGEYEDTTGPLVKELLEEAGFIVDGQVAVAGEVTDIRNALNTAVIGGVDLVVTVGGTGVSPRDVTPDATTGLLDRPIPGIAEALRASGLAAGATDAGISRGVVGVSGSTLVVNLSASRSAVRDGMATLTPLVQFVIEQISGLEES
- the mscL gene encoding large conductance mechanosensitive channel protein MscL, with amino-acid sequence MLKGFKDFLMRGNVVELAVAVVIGTAFTAIVTAVTKSVIQPLVNSVGGSDPAKGLGFPVVPGKESTFINLGEVINAAINFVIVAAVVYFLLVLPMQKLQERRKRGVEAGPAEPTDVELLKEIRDLLSDQKKVG
- a CDS encoding SAF domain-containing protein — encoded protein: MHLDRSPWDLLSTQLRRLTGAPLPRRIAAGALAVLAAVLLLQPGTPGPRTTPVLVAARDLPAGSPLTQADVLLRHHPAELAPDGALHELPEPRLLAAPLRKGQPLTDLTVLGPALTHAVAGQDTRTVPVRLADPALSPLLRPGTKIDLVATEPAEVLAEEAVVVTALSGASPDREPPAEGTTILVALPSTNAPRVATSSLTRSVTITLR